The following proteins are encoded in a genomic region of Pseudomonas sp. Os17:
- a CDS encoding SufE family protein has translation MSLPADAVAALQVFQGAAGWEQRARLLMQWGERLPALSEADKVEANRVHGCESQVWLVASLENDHWQFAAASDARLIRGLVALLLARVNGLTAQQLREVDLADWFNQLGLSRQLSPSRSNGLNAVLQRMNELAGPL, from the coding sequence ATGAGCCTGCCGGCGGATGCCGTCGCCGCCCTGCAGGTGTTCCAGGGCGCTGCCGGCTGGGAACAGCGGGCACGCCTGCTGATGCAATGGGGCGAACGCCTGCCAGCCCTGAGCGAGGCCGACAAGGTCGAAGCCAATCGGGTGCACGGCTGCGAAAGCCAGGTCTGGCTGGTGGCGAGCCTGGAAAATGATCATTGGCAATTTGCCGCCGCCAGCGACGCGCGGCTGATTCGCGGCCTGGTGGCCTTGCTGCTGGCGCGGGTCAACGGCCTGACGGCGCAGCAATTGCGCGAGGTGGACCTGGCGGACTGGTTCAATCAGTTGGGCCTGTCGCGCCAGCTCTCGCCATCGCGCAGCAACGGCCTGAACGCGGTGCTGCAGCGCATGAACGAACTGGCCGGCCCCCTGTAG